The nucleotide window CTCACGACCTAGCTGCTTTGCTTGGGCACCCGTTCCCCCCGGTAACCGAAGCCTGCTGCAAGCGCTTCCTCGTTCCCCTCGGCGAGGAGGAGGCAGCGGCTGGAGACACAACATTCAGAGTCATCTTGATGGCGTATTGCAAAACCAGCCTGGCTGCCTTTGTCTTCTCTTCCAGCAACGATCAATGGCGAGCTACTGCATCCAAGGATTTGAGTGATTTGGCCCTTGACGAGGGCAACATGGAGGAGATGTCAAGGGTCCAGCCTTTCATTCCCATGCGCCATTATGCTTATGGCTGTTTCTACTGGGACTGGGTGCAATTCGGGATGAAGAAGTTGCTCTTGCTTGACACCACGAACATGGAGTTCTCCGCTGCTGACCTCCCACCAGGAGAATGGAGCAAGGAAGGTATAGCCATTGTGGAGGCCGGGGAAGGCAGGCTCGGGATCTTTGGTTTCCGTGGTGAACTTGCATCCAGTCTCAGCTATACCACTGCACGGACCAAAGGCGAGAGTCCCAGCCAGTGGCAGATGGAGAAGACAATCTCACTAGATTCTGGCTACAAATATTGTATCAGAGATGCAACACAGAGGTACTTGCTCTTGACAAGGATAGAAGCATCATCCCTAAATAATCACCTTGTTGGATATTTCTCAATGGATATCAAGACGTTGCAGCTTCAGAGGGTTTATGAGAAACAGCACTATTCTAATCAGACATACACATATATCAACTTCCCACCATCATTGTTGTCTTCAAGGAGAATATGAAGTGGTAAAGTTTCTATTGCTTCCAAGTATCTCCTTCACTTCATAATTATCACATGACTTGTCTATTGCTTCATGCTCATTATGGCAATCGGTAATTCCTGTCTTTTTAGTACTGTTTAATTTATTGTGCTCATCGGAAAACTAGAAAGCTCGGGAACATAATTGTGTTTCTTGTCTTGTTTGTCTCGGTCGCCTTTTAAAGAGAATGGGGTTAGTAGGAGAAATGATCTTGTACACTACAAGTAGCTTATGCATGAGTGAGTCCTGATGGAAATCTGGAATCGCTAAAAATACCAGGTCATTATAGTTATTTTAGAGGAGTAGTTTTGATGATCAAGATAAAGTAGGAAGGAATACAACTTTATTTCTGGTTTACCTTGAATTGATTCACCATGAGAAAATCCACTCAAGTCAAAGACAGCCCATTTTGTACACTTTTTCTTCAGATGTATAATTTTATCTTGCGATGCTGTTTCGAGGTAAACCTGTATGGTCACAAATAAGATCCTGAGTCACTGCTGTAAATAAGAAGAGCTTGTGCTCACAGGCAACTGAATTGTTATCCTGTGATGTTGTTTTATCTGAATCAACCTCATAAGATTGAAGGGAGTGCTTATCACGGGCAACTGAAATTGTTCTTTATTGCAGTCATTGTCTCCACCACTGTTAGATCCTCAGTATCATGGTTGTGCTCTGAATCTCCAAGCAAATCATATTGGTTGAGATGATTGACTGAAACTTAGAGTTGTCAGGTGATTGTATTGTTTCTCGCTGCCAACACCCTGAGCTACATATTCACGTATATGTTGTTCTAGTTTTTATGGTGCTTGTAGCTTCAGTTAATGTGGCTGCTGCTGTCCCAGCGTAAGAGTGAGTGTGATCATGAACTTTAACAGTTTCAATCGACCAACAATTGTGGTTGAGCTAGCTAGCTGAGGCATATTTCCATGTCCCATTTTTTTCTCAACTAGTATTTATTAGAGTTATGATCTCGTTGAGGATGAATACAATACACGTTGATTGTAACCATTAAAAGCCTTTGCATTCTATCGAAAGTGAAGGAGTGTCCctatttttctttttttgagtTTGAAGCTAGAGCTTTATTAGTAGTAGGAAACAAGTTGGTGCATAGCGCCCATGATATCACCAGCAATAAACTCTGGCACATCGAACTCCCATTTTACCCTACCAGAGCCTACAGGTTTAATTCCAAATTTACTTAAGCCTTGTTTGTCTGTCGACTGCCTGCAGACAGACAAGTCGCAACTGGACAAGCACAGTCGGTTGTGTGAACAAGTTTTCTGCAATTAACTCTACTATGCAGTTGAAATTCTTTTTTATTGCAGTCAATCTCCACCACTCTGATATCTTGATATGATGGTTGTCCTAATCTGAGAGCATATCCTATTGGTTTTGATATAATTGAATGAATCTTAAAGAGTTTCCAGGTGATTGTGTATTAGCAATTTTGTAGGATGAATTTGAGGGGACAACCAGGTTTCTTTTTGTTCCTTTATGTGCATCAGTTTGTGCCAGGATGGAATTAAGTTTTTCAAGACTCGTTTATGTTGATGTGCCTCTGTCTGGCTATGTATTCCAACCTTTTAATTTAAATTCCGATGCTAGGCACACTGGAGCGAGTGTCTGCAGTCACATGTTTCGAATTCAGTTTAGATAAATATTACCAATGTGATAATGCTATTATGTATCTTCCTCTACCTAGTTACATATAATTTGTTCCTTTTAGCTCATAAACTCTCAAATATGTGTGCAATAGAATTCTTATTTATTGCAGTCAATCTCCACCAGTCCTAGGTCCCAGTATCATGGTTTTTCTCCTTATCCCAAAACAAA belongs to Triticum urartu cultivar G1812 chromosome 7, Tu2.1, whole genome shotgun sequence and includes:
- the LOC125523096 gene encoding uncharacterized protein LOC125523096 → MSSLSPSRRGFPLPCYVPHSNPMATTSNKKMASPSPMPDMPDQLLAEIFLRLPTPQDLARASAVCTTFRRISTDRSFLRCFRCLHAPPLLGFLDRDGFHPALPSTPAVRAVAAAADFTFSFLPHHRRWTVQDVRDGRVLLSRSTGKLGQPPVFRDLAVCDPLHRRYVLLPPLPHDLAALLGHPFPPVTEACCKRFLVPLGEEEAAAGDTTFRVILMAYCKTSLAAFVFSSSNDQWRATASKDLSDLALDEGNMEEMSRVQPFIPMRHYAYGCFYWDWVQFGMKKLLLLDTTNMEFSAADLPPGEWSKEGIAIVEAGEGRLGIFGFRGELASSLSYTTARTKGESPSQWQMEKTISLDSGYKYCIRDATQRYLLLTRIEASSLNNHLVGYFSMDIKTLQLQRVYEKQHYSNQTYTYINFPPSLLSSRRI